From a single Bryobacter aggregatus MPL3 genomic region:
- the modB gene encoding molybdate ABC transporter permease subunit gives MDYTPLVLSLKVAFAATFISLLIALACAWALSELQFRGKELLDAAMTLPLVLPPTVLGYYLLIVLGRESWLGMLWERVTGSPIVFTPKAAVIAAIFHSAPLLTKYLRAAVESVDPIYIKAARSLGIAEWNIYLRVILPLCQRAIAAAAVLAFARSLGDFGVTIMIAGNIPGKTQTLSVAIYEAVESGRNSVALWLVLIVSVIGFSGVWIANRLSAPPALRS, from the coding sequence GTGGACTACACGCCCCTAGTCCTCAGTCTCAAAGTTGCTTTTGCCGCGACCTTCATTTCTCTTCTCATCGCGCTGGCCTGTGCCTGGGCGCTGAGTGAATTGCAGTTTCGCGGCAAAGAGCTGCTGGACGCTGCGATGACGCTGCCACTGGTGTTGCCGCCCACCGTTCTTGGCTATTACCTGCTGATCGTATTGGGCCGCGAGAGCTGGCTCGGCATGCTTTGGGAACGGGTGACCGGAAGCCCGATTGTCTTTACGCCGAAGGCCGCTGTGATTGCGGCAATCTTTCATTCTGCCCCGCTGTTGACCAAGTACCTGCGCGCCGCTGTTGAGAGCGTCGATCCGATCTACATCAAGGCCGCCCGCAGTCTGGGGATTGCAGAGTGGAACATCTACCTGCGTGTCATTCTGCCGCTGTGCCAGCGGGCCATTGCGGCCGCGGCGGTGCTTGCATTTGCGCGTTCGCTTGGCGATTTTGGCGTGACGATCATGATCGCGGGCAACATCCCTGGCAAGACGCAGACCCTGTCTGTGGCGATCTATGAAGCCGTCGAATCGGGCCGCAACTCGGTCGCTTTGTGGCTGGTGTTGATTGTATCGGTGATTGGTTTTAGCGGGGTTTGGATCGCGAATCGTTTGAGCGCGCCGCCCGCCCTGCGATCCTAG